In the Telopea speciosissima isolate NSW1024214 ecotype Mountain lineage chromosome 2, Tspe_v1, whole genome shotgun sequence genome, one interval contains:
- the LOC122652254 gene encoding uncharacterized protein LOC122652254: MAIDDRAGAEIVRGKEACDRFLSELMKQLGFPSGVLPTGELEECGRVRATGFVWWKCKASYEHFNVVTNTKNSYAAETTAYVEKGRMKKMTGVKSKQLMMWVPIVEMHIDGNKITFKTPMGVGKSFPLTSFMNLEEKKKWLLDIP, from the coding sequence ATGGCTATTGATGACAGAGCAGGGGCTGAAATTGTTCGCGGAAAGGAAGCTTGCGATCGATTTTTGTCAGAGCTGATGAAACAGCTGGGATTCCCCAGTGGTGTCCTTCCTACAGGAGAGCTAGAAGAATGCGGGAGAGTGAGAGCCACGGGCTTTGTATGGTGGAAATGCAAGGCTTCTTATGAGCACTTTAATGTCGTAACCAACACCAAGAACAGCTATGCTGCTGAGACCACAGCATATGTAGAGAAGGGGAGGATGAAAAAGATGACAGGCGTCAAGAGCAAGCAACTGATGATGTGGGTTCCCATTGTGGAGATGCACATTGATGGCAACAAGATCACCTTCAAGACACCCATGGGGGTCGGCAAGTCCTTCCCTCTCACCTCCTTCATGAacctagaagaaaaaaagaagtggtTACTAGACATTCCCTAA
- the LOC122650733 gene encoding uncharacterized protein LOC122650733: MATDERAGAEIVCGKEACDRFSAELMKELGFPSGVLPTGELEECGRVRSTGFVWWKCKAPYEHFNVVTNTKNSYAAETTAYVEKGRMKKMTGVKSKQLMIWVPIVEMHIEGKKINFKTPMGVGKTFPLTSFMNEEEKKEYLQQNPAAN, encoded by the coding sequence ATGGCAACTGATGAGAGAGCAGGGGCTGAAATTGTTTGCGGAAAGGAAGCTTGTGATCGATTTTCGGCAGAGCTGATGAAAGAGTTGGGATTCCCCAGTGGTGTTCTTCCCACAGGAGAGCTAGAAGAATGCGGGAGAGTGAGATCCACGGGCTTCGTATGGTGGAAATGCAAGGCCCCTTATGAGCACTTCAATGTCGTGACCAACACCAAGAACAGCTATGCTGCCGAGACCACAGCATATGTGGAGAAggggaggatgaagaagatgacagGCGTCAAGAGCAAGCAGCTGATGATATGGGTTCCTATTGTGGAGATGCACATTGAAGGCAAAAAGATCAACTTCAAGACACCCATGGGGGTCGGCAAGACTTTCCCTCTCACCTCTTTCATGAacgaagaggaaaagaaggagtaTCTCCAACAAAACCCTGCAGCAAATTAA
- the LOC122650734 gene encoding uncharacterized protein LOC122650734 — protein sequence MPTNAAVASRRVCLVSRCELCASSVELDSHLFLDCPFSLRLWQRFTDILIVHWPSPVSIDDFFLWGKRKARVVPIKDAWTVGMIIMMYCIWLECNHRRFDGIALEVDKVFSGFLTSMKKLSWSFTTPVSSIIDLCCARRLDIPIIPNPTRVMLEVRWHCPSPGWVKLNVDGCSLGNPGRTGAGGVLRDHRATHISAFSVFLSNLTNYEVEFRAIFIGLLRAKDLGITHLWVECDSKAVVDALNAKSIPLFVTQQWMGLQPFLDSIS from the coding sequence ATGCCTACTAATGCAGCTGTGGCATCTAGGAGGGTGTGTCTGGTGTCTCGGTGTGAGCTATGTGCTTCTAGTGTGGAATTGGACTCACATTTGTTTTTGGATTGCCCTTTCTCTCTCCGGTTATGGCAAAGGTTCACGGATATTTTAATTGTTCATTGGCCAAGTCCAGTCTCAATCgatgatttttttctttggggtaAAAGGAAAGCTAGAGTGGTCCCTATAAAGGATGCCTGGACAGTTGGTATGATCATAATGATGTACTGTATTTGGTTGGAATGCAATCACAGAAGGTTTGATGGGATCGCTTTGGAGGTGGATAAGGTATTTTCTGGTTTCCTTACTTCTATGAAGAAGCTCTCGTGGTCCTTTACCACCCCCGTCTCTTCTATTATTGATCTGTGTTGTGCCCGTAGATTGGATATTCCCATCATCCCTAATCCTACTAGGGTGATGTTGGAAGTTAGATGGCACTGTCCTTCTCCTGGCTGGGTGAAACTCAATGTGGATGGGTGTTCATTAGGGAACCCGGGCAGGACAGGTGCAGGTGGTGTCCTAAGAGATCATCGGGCCACTCATATTTCTGCCTTTAGTGTTTTTCTCAGTAACTTGACCAACTATGAGGTGGAGTTTAGGGCCATCTTCATTGGGCTATTGAGAGCTAAAGATTTGGGGATTACTCATCTTTGGGTGGAGTGTGACTCCAAGGCTGTGGTGGATGCGCTTAATGCCAAATCTATCCCCTTGTTCGTCACTCAACAGTGGATGGGTCTGCAGCCTTTTCTTGATTCCATTTCTTAG
- the LOC122650735 gene encoding uncharacterized protein LOC122650735, producing MEACGVNEVLFGLEADAKTRYLHALEDCEKLWREKSRNKWLREGDRNSKFFHLSTVIRRSKNQIKCLKKDDGTVVADLVGMAEYVCTFFKNFHKAVPLAEHMDLLDVIPNVLGDDDRVSLEVDPELDEVKNAVWDLDPDSSPRLDGFQGAFFRRCWEIVGTDVGRAVVNFFREGIMPKGMNNYFISLIPKVEGVISLDKFCPICMGNFICKIISKILANRLGALLPCLVSKEQGAFQKGKVIFSNICMASEMSNLMHKAMRGGGIGLKLDV from the coding sequence ATGGAGGCTTGTGGGGTCAATGAGGTCTTATTTGGGTTGGAAGCGGATGCCAAAACTAGGTACCTACATGCTTTGGAAGACTGTGAAAAGCTCTGGAGGGAGAAATCTAGGAATAAATGGCTCAGAGAGGGGGATCGAAACTCAAAGTTTTTTCACCTCTCTACGGTGATAAGGAGgtcaaaaaatcaaatcaaatgccttaagaaagatgatggGACTGTTGTGGCTGACCTGGTTGGTATGGCAGAGTATGTGTGTACtttcttcaaaaattttcataagGCGGTTCCCTTGGCGGAGCACATGGACCTCCTTGATGTGATTCCCAATGTCTTGGGGGACGACGATAGGGTGTCTTTGGAGGTGGATCCTGAGTTAGATGAAGTTAAGAATGCGGTGTGGGATCTTGACCCTGACAGCTCACCTAGGCTGGATGGCTTTCAGGGTGCTTTTTTTAGGCGGTGTTGGGAGATTGTGGGGACCGATGTAGGGAGGGCAGTGGTTAACTTCTTCAGGGAAGGGATCATGCCAAAAGGGATGAATAActatttcatttctttgattCCCAAGGTGGAGGGTGTAATTTCTTTGGACAAATTTTGTCCTATCTGTATGGGTAATTTCATTTGCAAAATTATTTCCAAGATCCTGGCTAACAGGTTGGGGGCGCTTCTTCCCTGTCTTGTCTCCAAGGAGCAGGGGGCATTCCAGAAAGGCAAGGTTATTTTTTCGAATATTTGCATGGCTTCGGAGATGAGTAACTTGATGCATAAGGCCATGAGGGGAGGTGGTATAGGGCTTAAGCTAGATGTGTAG